Within Eggerthella timonensis, the genomic segment AAGCTGATCGGCTTCTTCGTGGCGTACGGCTACTGGATTTGCAACTGCTTCGCGCTTGTTGCCTATTCAGTGCTCGTCATGGCCACGCTGAACTACTTCGTGCCCGATTTCTCGGGCGGCAACAACATACCCTCCATCATCGGCGGGTCCATCATCACGTGGATCATGTACCTGCTCGCCCTGCGCGGCGCGAAGTCCACGAGCTTCCTGAACATCATCGGCACCATCGGCAAGCTCGTGCCCGTCATCATTTTCATCCTGGCCGTGGCCACCGTCTTCAAGTTCTCGGTGTTCATGGAAGGCTTCTGGGGCATGAAGGACGGCATCGCGCTGACGCTGAACTTCGACAACGTCATGCCGCAGGTATCCTCCACCATGCTCGTCACGCTGTGGCTGTTCCTCGGCATCGAGGGCGCCGTGGTCGTGTCGGGGAAGGCGAAGTCGCAGGCCGCCGTGCGCAAGGCAACCACCATCGGCTTCCTCGTCACCCTGGCCCTCTACATCATCGTGTCGCTGCTGCCCCTCGGCGTGTACTCGCAGGCCGACGTCGGCAACATGGCCGATCCGTCGATGGCCGCCATCATGTTGAAATCCTTCGGCCAATGGGGCGAGATCATGGTGAACGCCGGCGTGATCATCTCGGTTTTGAGCTCCTGGCTCGTATGGATGCTCATGCTGGGCGAGATGCCGCTGGCCGCATCCAAAAGCGGGATCTTCCCCAAGATGTTCGTGAAGGAGAACAAGAACGGATCGCCCTCCACCTCGCTTCTGTGGACGACCATCGTCGTGCAGGTGGTGCTCATCATCTCGTTCTTCATCGGCAGCAACGCATGGACCACGATGATCAGCATCACGAGCGTCATGGCGCTGCCTTGCTATTTCTTCTGCACCCTGTTCCTGTTCAAGATCGCCGTTAAGAAGGAGTACCCCTCCGGCATCTTCGCCAGCCGCAACATGGCCATCTTCACCGGCGCGGCCGGGTCGCTGTACGGCATCTGGCTCATCTACGCTGCCGGCCTGAACTACCTCATGGTGGCCTGCATCGTGTACGCCATCGGTTTGCCGCTGTACATCGTAGGCGTGCGCCAGCATGACAAACAGGCGAAGCTCTTCGAGAAAAGGTCCGACAAGATCATCCTTGCCGTAGTGCTGGCTCTCGGCATCGCCGGCCTGATCTACTCGATCATCACGTTCGGGAACGTCCACTTCTAGAACCCTCCCCTCGCACGATCGCCCTGAAAGCCCGAGGCCGCTATGCGGTCCCGGGCTTTTTGCAATTGGCTTTACCTGTACTTTACACGGGTTTTACCGATTCTTAAGCAGTCTGAATATCCTCCATCAATCGGTGTACGACCTGGGACTTTCATCGCGCATACGCCATGCTGTTCCCATCTGAAACCGAAAAGGAGCCATCTATGAAAGGCGCTACCGAACTCATCGTCAACTCCGTCCGCGGGTTTTGCATGGCCCTGGCCGACAGCGTACCCGGCGTGTCAGGCGGCACCGTCGCTTTCCTGCTGGGCTTCTACGACCGCTTCATCGGCTCGCTCGACGACCTGTTCCACGGCACGAAGGCCGCGCGCCTCGTGGCCGTGCGCTTCCTGCTGAAGCTGGGCGTGGGCTGGGCGATCGGCTTCGGACTGTCGGCGCTCGTGCTGACGAGCTTCTTCGACTCGCACATCTACGAGGTCAGCTCGCTGTTCATGGGCTTCATCGTGTTCGCCATCCCCATCGTCGTGCGCGAGGAGCTGGGCGCGCTGCGAGGGCGCCTGCCGAACCTCGTCTTCGCCGGCGCGGGCATCGCGTTCGTGGTGGCCGTGACCTTGCTGAGCCCCGTGTCCGGCGCAGGGTTGGACGTGGCGGTGGAGAATCTCGACGTCGGCCTCGTCGCGTACGTGTTCCTGGCGGCGATGGTGGCCATCTCGGCGATGGTGCTGCCCGGCATCTCGGGTTCCACGCTGCTGCTGATCTTCGGCCTGTACGTGCCCATCATGGGCGCGGTGCGCGCGGTGATGGGGCTCGACATGGCCTACCTACCCGTCCTGCTCGTGTTCGCGGCGGGCGTGGCGTGCGGTGTGCTCGTGTTCGTGCGCCTCATCAGAATGTGCCTCGAGCGCTTCCGCTCGCAGACCATCTATGCCATCATCGGCATGATGTTGGGCTCGCTGTTCTCCATCACGCAGGGGCCGCTCACGCTGAGCGAGCCGCAGCCCGCCATGGGCATCGACACGTTCAGCATCGTGTTCTTCATAGTCGGCGGCGTCGTGGTGGGCGGGCTCCAGCTGCTCAGGGCGCGCCTGGAGGAACCCGCCGACGCGTAGCGCTTCGACGCGGGGCCGCGCGCCTACCGAGATGCGGGCCGGTGCGAATTCATGAACTCCTTGAGCTCCTGCTTGCGCGCCGGGTCGAGACGCGCCTTCGGGATGCCCTGCACCGCGCCCTCGAGGCCGTACAGCATGTGCAGGCATACGCCTGGGTCGATGGTCTGCAGCTTCAGCCACGCCTGCTCGGCGCCGACGGCCGCCAAATCCTCGGGCGTGGCGATGCCCACCTCGGCCAGCTGCTGCTCGGCATGGGCGCCGATGTTGGGAAGGTCGGTCAGCTTCGCCATGCTAGATCGCCGCCTCGACCGCCGCGCGCAAGCGAGCGAGGTCATCGTCGTTGGGATGGTTCGCCGCCTCGTCGAAGTTCTCGATGAGCTGCTGCATGCGCGCAGCCTGCTCCGGCTTGCTCGCGGCGGTTTGGGCGTAGCGCGCGCGAACGCTCGCAGGCATGCGGCCTTGGCACATGAACGAACCGACGACCTGCGCCGAAGCGGGCAGATGCACCGCCACGCGCGACATTACGCCGGCGAAGTACGTCTCGTCGGCGCCGAAGCCGGCCGTGCCGAACAGGAACACGTCCTTGTCCGCGAGCCCGGCCAGCACCTCGGCCAGTTCATCGCCGCAGTCGCCGCGGTTCGTCCAGAACCCCGCGTACACGCGGTCGGCCTGCGCGACGGCGTCGCGGTCGACGTCGTCCACCCTCCCGAATGCGAGGCGCTCCTCGCTCGGCAGCGCATCGGCCACCGCCTTCGCCAGCTGTTCGGTGTTGCCCGTGCTGCTCTCGTACACGATCGCGTAGCTCATAAGCGTCCTCCCTCGTGCGCGGCGCGCGGCGCCGCCTCGTTCGTTCCGACCGTTATACACCCGCCCACCTGCATCGTAAACAGGTCGCACACGATCAGCACGGCGCTCTCACGCAACAAACCGTTGCGACGCCCCGCCCCACCGACGTGTGCGATAATGGCCCCATGACCGCGAGAAAGGATGCCGCATGCCCTACATCACCGTCGAGGGCGGGCCGCTCGACGCCCCCAGCAAGAAGGCGCTCATCGAAGAGCTCACCGCCACCGCGTCCGCTATCATGCACGTGCCGGCCGAGTTCTTCCTCGTCACCATCAAGGAGCTGCCCGACGAGAACATCGGCATCGGCGGCAAGCCCATCGACGAGGTGAAGGCCTCCTACCGGCGCGAGCAGGAAGCTGCGGGCCGCCGATGAGGGCCGTGGTGCAGCGCGTGTCGAGCGCGCGGGTAGACATCGACGGGGAGACGGCAGGATCCATCGGGCGCGGACTGCTCATCCTGTTGGGCGTTGGCCACGGCGATGCCGAAGAGCAGGCAGAACGCCTCTGGAGCAAGATCGCGCGCTTGCGCATCTTCGAGGACGCCGACGGCAAGACGAACCTGTCGTTAGCCGACGTGGACGGCGAGGTGCTCGTCGTTTCGCAGTTCACCCTGTTCGCGAGCTGCAAAAAGGGCAACCGTCCCTCGTTCACCGAAGCGGGCGCGCCCGACGAGGCGAACCGCCTGTACGCATGGTTCGTCGAACGCGCGCGCCGCGACGTGCCCCGCGTGGAGACGGGGCGCTTCGGCGCCTACATGGACGTGAGCCTGGTCAACGACGGGCCGTTCACGCTGTGGCTCGACACCGATGCGCTCTAGCGCGCTGTTTCGCTAGAGCAGCGCCCGCTCCCATTCGGCTTCCTTGAAGCCCACGAGCACGAAATCGTCGCCCACTACGAGCGGGCGCTTCACCATCATGCCGTTCTCGGCCAAAAGCGCATAGGCGCCCGCATCGCTCATGCCGGCGTCGAGCAGTGCCTTCACGTTGCGTTCGCGGTACAGCATGCCGCTCGTGTTGAAGAAACGGCGCAGCGGCAGCCCGCTTCTCGCATGCCACGCGGCCAGCTCGTCGGCCGTCGGGTTGTCCTCCACGATGTGGCGATCGGCATACGCCACGCCATGCGCGTCGAGCCACGCCTTCGCCTTCTTGCACGTGGAGCACTTCGGGTACTCGATGAACAGCACGTCCGCCATGGTTCCTCCTCGGTTCGCGTCCTTTTGCACGCCGCCAATGATACCAAAGCGCTACGCGACCGCGAGGCTGAGCGAACGTGTGAACAGCGCGCGCGTCGGCAGAATGTTTCACATGAACCATCCGTTCGGCATCCTGTTTGGAGCCTAACTGCAAGAGCTTTCCGCCCGAGGATATGCGTATATCCTGGTGCACCGAGGTTTTTTCGGCAGGAATTTCCCCTATTGGCAACCTTGCTGCCCGCCCGGCACCTGCAGCCGGTGCCGCGACCTGGCCGTTCCCTCCGATCTTCCCGGAACAGGGGCTTCCGGCAACGCCCCACCGACCAACAGGGGAGAATCCTGCCAATCTGAGCCTTTCCCGCCGAGATCGTGCGCCGAACGGGAGTCCGTGGCATTGCACGCCATGCCACGGACGCAGCGAGATACATCCAGGTAGCGAAACGAGCGCGCGCGGCCGCACCTTGGTATACTGGGAACATCCAGACGGAAAGGCCTCTCATGATCTTCTACTTCACCGGCACCGGCAACTCGCTCGCCGCGGCGCAGACCATCGCTCGAGCGACGGACGACCTGCTCGTCGACATCGGCGCAGCGTACAAGTACAAGGATTTCGATTTCACGCTTGCGCAAAACGAGCAGCTCGGTTTCGTCTTCCCCACCTACGCCTGGACCACCCCGCCCATCGTCGACGCGTTCGTCAAGCGCGCGCACTTCCGCACGGGCAACAAGGAGACGTTCACGCCCGGCTACTGCTTCGCCGTGCTCAGCTGCGGCGCGTTCGTCGGCAACGCCGCGCGCATCTTCGGCGACCGTCTGCTTGAAGCGCAGGGCATCAACCTCGATGCCTCGTTCAGCGTGAAGTCGGTGGGCAACTGCACCTACCTGTACGCGCCCGCCCAAGGCGAGAAGCGCGAGCGCCTGCTGGCCGCTGCGGAACTCGCCACCCGCACGGTTGCCGAGCGCATCGTCGGGCGCGAGCACGTGCGCGCCGAGCATCGCAATCCCGTCGGGGTGATCCTGTCGAAATTCACCGAGAAGGACGAGAAGCCGCGCTCCACGGCCGAATTCTTCGCGCTCCCCACCTGCATCAGCTGCGGTCAATGCGCCGATTTATGTCCCACGAACACCATCACGCTCATCGAGGGCACGCCCCGCTGGGCCGAGCTCGGCTGCACGCAGTGCCTCGCCTGCCTGCATCGCTGCCCTGTGAACGCCATCCAGTACGGCTCGAAAACCGAACGCCGCGGCCGCTACGTCAACCCCGTCCTCGCAAAAGCCCCCAGGCGCGCCTGAGCCGCACTACCAGTCGACCATGTCGTAAACGATGCCGTACTCCTCTTCGAGCATCGCAAAAAACGACGGCGCATCCATCGCAGGCATGCTCGAACGTTTGAACCCGTCTGCATCGCGCGTGATAATGTAGTCCGCCTTCACCTTTTCTGCGCAGATGCCGATCAGGCAGTCTTCAAAATCGGGCCATGATCGCTCGGCTGCTTCGCGGATATCGCCCTCGTCCACCGAGCATACCTTGATGAAGGAGAGGCTTTGGAGAAACATGTCCTGGAGCTTCGCGGGGCCGACGGCTTTTCGCAACAGATAGAACGCGTCCGTGTACGATTCAGCCGAGGCCCACAACTCGGCATACCCCGTTATCTGCAAGGCGTTGATCAGCTCCCATTGATCGAAAAAGGGCTGACGGGCACCGAAGTAGTCCACAAGGACATTCGTATCAAGCAAGAGCTTCATATTTCTCCCTCACTGCCTCCTCCAACAGATCCTTATACGACTTGCCTTGCCAAAACGATTCGGGAACTGCGCATGTCGCTCGCTCGCTTCGCTCTCGCAACGTCTTTTTCTGCTCGTCGGTCAGCTTGATGACGTGCGGTTCGAGCAGGCGTGCTTCAACCGGCAGCTCCTCCCGCTTGAGGACGTATTGGTATGCGGCGTTTACCAGCTCAGTGGGAGTAGAGCCGATCTTCTTGAGGACGGCGTTGCCCTGCCGTTTGATTTCCACCGGTACGCGTGCGGTGACGATGCTGTCGTCGCGATTGCTGCGTGACCGCTTCTTGCTGAGCGCGGTTTCCATGCCAGCCTCCTTTCAACACGATCAGTATACTGTAATACCGTATTACTGACAAGTGGCATTCTTCGCCCGAAACATGCTTGACGGGTGTGTATCTATTGTTTATAGTGTGCATATCGGGTATATACGCTCAATACGTTACGAGTGGCATAGCCCGAGCGGAGGGAAGCAGGGAACGTGCTTGCATCCCTCCTGGCGCGAAGCGGGACGCCGCGACGTGCCACCCGAGCGCAGGGGACGCCCGCGCGTTCGGATACGGAACACGAAAGGGAGCCTGAGTTGGACATCATCATCTCGAATGCGAGCGACAAGCCCATTTACGACCAGATCGTCTCGCAGATGAAGGCCCTCATCCTGACGGGTGAGCTGGACGAAGGGCAGCAACTGCCCTCCATCCGAGCGCTGGCCGGCGATTTGCGCATCAGCGTCATCACGACGAAGCGCGCCTACGCCGAGCTGGAAGCTCAGGGCTTCATCGAGACGGTGCCCGGCAAGGGCAGCTTCGTGGCCGGCGGCAACCTCGAGCTTCTGCGCGAGGAACGCCTCCGCCGCATCGAGGAGCTGCTCACGCAAGCCGTCGACGAAGCGCGCGGCGCGAACGTCGACGTCCACGACCTTCATACCATGCTCGACCTCATCGCAGAAAGTGACGACTGATGAACGATCTTCTTCGCATCCGCAGCTTGACGAAGCACTATGACGGCTTCGACCTGCAAAACGTCGACCTCACCGTGCCTGCCGGCAGCGTCGTCGGCTTCATAGGCTCGAACGGTGCCGGCAAGACGACCACCATCAAGGCCGTTCTCGGCCTCATCTACCCCGACGCCGGCTCCATTGAGCTGTTCGGCCAGAACGTCGGCGAGCACGCCAGCGGCAAGGCCGTCAAGGACGCCAAGCAGCGCACGGGCGTGGTGTTCGACACCTGCTCGTTCCCCGAGGAAATGACCGTCGCTTCGGTGGGCAAGCTCATGCAGTACAGCTACGACACGTGGAGCGCCGCCG encodes:
- a CDS encoding EFR1 family ferrodoxin (N-terminal region resembles flavodoxins. C-terminal ferrodoxin region binds two 4Fe-4S clusters.) gives rise to the protein MIFYFTGTGNSLAAAQTIARATDDLLVDIGAAYKYKDFDFTLAQNEQLGFVFPTYAWTTPPIVDAFVKRAHFRTGNKETFTPGYCFAVLSCGAFVGNAARIFGDRLLEAQGINLDASFSVKSVGNCTYLYAPAQGEKRERLLAAAELATRTVAERIVGREHVRAEHRNPVGVILSKFTEKDEKPRSTAEFFALPTCISCGQCADLCPTNTITLIEGTPRWAELGCTQCLACLHRCPVNAIQYGSKTERRGRYVNPVLAKAPRRA
- a CDS encoding PIN domain-containing protein, translating into MKLLLDTNVLVDYFGARQPFFDQWELINALQITGYAELWASAESYTDAFYLLRKAVGPAKLQDMFLQSLSFIKVCSVDEGDIREAAERSWPDFEDCLIGICAEKVKADYIITRDADGFKRSSMPAMDAPSFFAMLEEEYGIVYDMVDW
- a CDS encoding TfoX/Sxy family protein; the encoded protein is MAKLTDLPNIGAHAEQQLAEVGIATPEDLAAVGAEQAWLKLQTIDPGVCLHMLYGLEGAVQGIPKARLDPARKQELKEFMNSHRPASR
- a CDS encoding DUF368 domain-containing protein, translated to MKGATELIVNSVRGFCMALADSVPGVSGGTVAFLLGFYDRFIGSLDDLFHGTKAARLVAVRFLLKLGVGWAIGFGLSALVLTSFFDSHIYEVSSLFMGFIVFAIPIVVREELGALRGRLPNLVFAGAGIAFVVAVTLLSPVSGAGLDVAVENLDVGLVAYVFLAAMVAISAMVLPGISGSTLLLIFGLYVPIMGAVRAVMGLDMAYLPVLLVFAAGVACGVLVFVRLIRMCLERFRSQTIYAIIGMMLGSLFSITQGPLTLSEPQPAMGIDTFSIVFFIVGGVVVGGLQLLRARLEEPADA
- the dtd gene encoding D-aminoacyl-tRNA deacylase, producing MRAVVQRVSSARVDIDGETAGSIGRGLLILLGVGHGDAEEQAERLWSKIARLRIFEDADGKTNLSLADVDGEVLVVSQFTLFASCKKGNRPSFTEAGAPDEANRLYAWFVERARRDVPRVETGRFGAYMDVSLVNDGPFTLWLDTDAL
- the dmpI gene encoding 4-oxalocrotonate tautomerase DmpI; its protein translation is MPYITVEGGPLDAPSKKALIEELTATASAIMHVPAEFFLVTIKELPDENIGIGGKPIDEVKASYRREQEAAGRR
- a CDS encoding basic amino acid/polyamine antiporter, whose amino-acid sequence is MADKTASGSSGSTAQTSSKKVGLIGLVGIVISAMIGGGIYNLPQNMAADASAGAIIIAWVVTGIGIWFIANTFRILSAARPELTNGLYTYAEKGFGKLIGFFVAYGYWICNCFALVAYSVLVMATLNYFVPDFSGGNNIPSIIGGSIITWIMYLLALRGAKSTSFLNIIGTIGKLVPVIIFILAVATVFKFSVFMEGFWGMKDGIALTLNFDNVMPQVSSTMLVTLWLFLGIEGAVVVSGKAKSQAAVRKATTIGFLVTLALYIIVSLLPLGVYSQADVGNMADPSMAAIMLKSFGQWGEIMVNAGVIISVLSSWLVWMLMLGEMPLAASKSGIFPKMFVKENKNGSPSTSLLWTTIVVQVVLIISFFIGSNAWTTMISITSVMALPCYFFCTLFLFKIAVKKEYPSGIFASRNMAIFTGAAGSLYGIWLIYAAGLNYLMVACIVYAIGLPLYIVGVRQHDKQAKLFEKRSDKIILAVVLALGIAGLIYSIITFGNVHF
- a CDS encoding GntR family transcriptional regulator, with the translated sequence MDIIISNASDKPIYDQIVSQMKALILTGELDEGQQLPSIRALAGDLRISVITTKRAYAELEAQGFIETVPGKGSFVAGGNLELLREERLRRIEELLTQAVDEARGANVDVHDLHTMLDLIAESDD
- the bilS gene encoding flavodoxin family protein BilS; its protein translation is MSYAIVYESSTGNTEQLAKAVADALPSEERLAFGRVDDVDRDAVAQADRVYAGFWTNRGDCGDELAEVLAGLADKDVFLFGTAGFGADETYFAGVMSRVAVHLPASAQVVGSFMCQGRMPASVRARYAQTAASKPEQAARMQQLIENFDEAANHPNDDDLARLRAAVEAAI
- a CDS encoding arsenate reductase family protein is translated as MADVLFIEYPKCSTCKKAKAWLDAHGVAYADRHIVEDNPTADELAAWHARSGLPLRRFFNTSGMLYRERNVKALLDAGMSDAGAYALLAENGMMVKRPLVVGDDFVLVGFKEAEWERALL
- a CDS encoding type II toxin-antitoxin system RelB/DinJ family antitoxin translates to METALSKKRSRSNRDDSIVTARVPVEIKRQGNAVLKKIGSTPTELVNAAYQYVLKREELPVEARLLEPHVIKLTDEQKKTLRERSERATCAVPESFWQGKSYKDLLEEAVREKYEALA